A stretch of Gadus macrocephalus chromosome 17, ASM3116895v1 DNA encodes these proteins:
- the acap1 gene encoding arf-GAP with coiled-coil, ANK repeat and PH domain-containing protein 1 isoform X1, whose translation MTVTLDFEECLKDSPRFRSEIEVVQGDVSELETRLDKLIKQCHNMLEAGRVYCQTSKSFVNGLQELGRHYSSDNLMKECIDKFSKKLLDIVEAKGEVINATQESVRMKLQSFVKEDVRKFKEVRKEFERSSESLEGALLKNAQVARGKPHEVDEASHSLLSARKTFRSEALDYVLEINVIEAKKKTDILMVMLSLIEAQAQFFQYGHKSLSELEDFKRSLGEEHTQLVLNSAREKRDMEQRHAAIKKKDMSYDDSIMDFNAEAANGIVMEGYLYKRASNAFKTWSRRWFSIQKNQLVYQKKFKDQPTVVVEDLRLCTVKPSSDERRFCFEVVSPSKSCLMQADTERQQQAWMRAVQNSIASAFQERREDTHSPRERCNSTSSGVGGGLPGEPGEGPARRDALDEVQAIVGNKQCCDCGEAGPDWASINLGITLCIVCSGIHRSLGVHFSKVRSLTLDSWEPELIKLMCELGNDAINRIYEARIQEITIKKPHPTSPRGDKETWIRSKYVEKKFIQKLPEAGGGGLPLLRRASGRRTRACTHDRSLRPPLKPKPGRATLPRLSGPSYNDLPPKKNNTGFHKAEEGQQQQDEEEDEEEEEDLSTLHPGALLYRSAGRPNFLVMADALAHGADVNWLNAAKDSRSPLLQAVTANSLAACEFLLQNGASVNQADAHGSGPLHHATVLGHTGLVCLFLKRGADYNAKDKYQKDPIGIAVENANADIVTLLRIAKMNKEMRETEGGFGQSGDATYQDIFRDFSHMASNNPEKLKRRSADPKS comes from the exons ATGACAGTCACACTAGACTTTGAAGAGTGCCTCAAAGACTCACCTCGCTTCAG ATCTGAGATTGAAGTCGTTCAGGGGGATGTGAGTGAACTGGAGACACGTCTAGATAAG TTGATCAAGCAATGCCACAACATGCTGGAGGCCGGCAGGGTCTACTGCCAGACCAGCAAGAGCTTCGTCAACGGCCTCCAGGAGCTGGGACGCCACTACTCCTCCGACAACCTGATGAAG GAATGCATCGACAAATTCTCCAAAAAGCTCCTAGACATCGTGGAGGCCAAGGGG GAAGTGATTAATGCAACCCAGGAGTCGGTCAGGATGAAGCTGCAGAGCttcgtgaagga GGACGTGCGCAAGTTCAAGGAGGTGCGCAAGGAGTTTGAGCGCAGCAGCGAGAGCctggagggggcgctgttgaagAACGCCCAGGTGGCGCGCGGGAAGCCCCACGAGGTGGACGAGGCCAGCCACTCGCTGCTCAGCGCACGCAAGACCTTCCGCTCGGAGGCACTGGACTACGTgctggag ATCAACGTCATCGAGGCCAAGAAGAAGACTGACATCCTCATGGTG atgttGTCATTGATCGAGGCTCAGGCGCAGTTTTTCCAATATGGCCACAAGTCTCTATCAGAACTTGAGGACTTTAAACGCTCGCTCGGGGAAGAG CACACCCAGTTAGTGTTAAACTCTGCCCGGGAGAAGAGAGACATGGAGCAGAGACACGCGGCCATTAAGAAGAAG GACATGTCCTACGACGACTCCATCATGGACTTTAACGCGGAGGCGGCCAACGGCATCGTGATGGAGGGCTACCTCTACAAGAGGGCCAGCAACGCCTTCAAGACCTGGAGCAG ACGCTGGttttcaattcagaaaaatCAACTGGTGTATCAGAAGAAATTCAAG gACCAGCccacggtggtggtggaggacctGCGTCTGTGCACGGTGAAGCCCAGCAGTGACGAGAGACGCTTCTGCTTTGAAGTGGTCTCCCCCtccaa gagctgTCTGATGCAGGCTGATACGGAGAGACAGCAGCAGGCTTGGATGAGGGCCGTGCAGAACAGCATCGCCTCGGCCTTCCAGGAGCGccgagaggacacacacagccct AGGGAGCGCTGCAACTCCACCTCATCGGGGGTCGGCGGGGGGCTGCCCGGGGAGCCGGGGGAGGGCCCCGCGCGGCGGGACGCCCTGGACGAGGTGCAGGCCATCGTGGGGAACAAGCAGTGCTGTGACTGCGGGGAGGCGGGCCCCGACTGGGCCTCCATCAACCTGGGCATCACCCTGTGCATCGTCTGCTCTGGCATCcaccg GAGCCTGGGCGTTCACTTCTCTAAGGTGCGCTCCCTCACTCTGGACTCCTGGGAGCCTGAGCTCATCAAG cTGATGTGTGAGCTGGGGAACGACGCCATCAACCGCATCTACGAGGCGCGCATCCAGGAGATCACCATCAAGAAGCCccaccccaccagccccag GGGGGACAAGGAGACGTGGATCCGCTCCAAGTACGTGGAGAAGAAGTTCATCCAGAAGCTCCCGGAGGCGGGGGGCGGCGGCCTCCCCCTGCTGCGGCGCGCCAGCGGCCGCCGCACCCGGGCCTGCACCCACGACCGCTCCCTGAGGCCCCCGCTCAAACCCAAGCCCGGGCGCGCCACACTGCCACGGCTCTCAG GGCCAAGCTACAATGACCTTCCCCCCAAAAAGAATAATACAGGCTTTCACAAAG ctgaggaaggccagcagcagcaggatgaggaggaggatgaggaagaggaggaggacctcaGCACCCTGCACCCCGGGGCTCTGCTGTACCGCTCGGCGGGCCGGCCCAACTTCCTGGTGATGGCGGACGCCCTGGCCCACGGCGCCGACGTCAACTGGCTGAACGCCGCCAAAGACTCCCGCAGCCCCCTGCTGCAGGCCGTGACCGCg AACTCCCTGGCGGCGTGTGAGTTCCTGCTGCAGAACGGAGCGAGCGTCAACCAGGCCGACGCCCACGGCAGCGGACCCCTGCACCACGCCACCGTGCTGGGCCACAccgg GCTGGTGTGTCTGTTCCTGAAGAGGGGCGCCGACTACAATGCCAAGGACAAGTACCAGAAGGACCCCATCGGCATCGCCGTGGAGAACGCCAACGCCGACATCGTCACCCT gctGCGCA
- the acap1 gene encoding arf-GAP with coiled-coil, ANK repeat and PH domain-containing protein 1 isoform X2 — MLIKQCHNMLEAGRVYCQTSKSFVNGLQELGRHYSSDNLMKECIDKFSKKLLDIVEAKGEVINATQESVRMKLQSFVKEDVRKFKEVRKEFERSSESLEGALLKNAQVARGKPHEVDEASHSLLSARKTFRSEALDYVLEINVIEAKKKTDILMVMLSLIEAQAQFFQYGHKSLSELEDFKRSLGEEHTQLVLNSAREKRDMEQRHAAIKKKDMSYDDSIMDFNAEAANGIVMEGYLYKRASNAFKTWSRRWFSIQKNQLVYQKKFKDQPTVVVEDLRLCTVKPSSDERRFCFEVVSPSKSCLMQADTERQQQAWMRAVQNSIASAFQERREDTHSPRERCNSTSSGVGGGLPGEPGEGPARRDALDEVQAIVGNKQCCDCGEAGPDWASINLGITLCIVCSGIHRSLGVHFSKVRSLTLDSWEPELIKLMCELGNDAINRIYEARIQEITIKKPHPTSPRGDKETWIRSKYVEKKFIQKLPEAGGGGLPLLRRASGRRTRACTHDRSLRPPLKPKPGRATLPRLSGPSYNDLPPKKNNTGFHKAEEGQQQQDEEEDEEEEEDLSTLHPGALLYRSAGRPNFLVMADALAHGADVNWLNAAKDSRSPLLQAVTANSLAACEFLLQNGASVNQADAHGSGPLHHATVLGHTGLVCLFLKRGADYNAKDKYQKDPIGIAVENANADIVTLLRIAKMNKEMRETEGGFGQSGDATYQDIFRDFSHMASNNPEKLKRRSADPKS; from the exons ATG TTGATCAAGCAATGCCACAACATGCTGGAGGCCGGCAGGGTCTACTGCCAGACCAGCAAGAGCTTCGTCAACGGCCTCCAGGAGCTGGGACGCCACTACTCCTCCGACAACCTGATGAAG GAATGCATCGACAAATTCTCCAAAAAGCTCCTAGACATCGTGGAGGCCAAGGGG GAAGTGATTAATGCAACCCAGGAGTCGGTCAGGATGAAGCTGCAGAGCttcgtgaagga GGACGTGCGCAAGTTCAAGGAGGTGCGCAAGGAGTTTGAGCGCAGCAGCGAGAGCctggagggggcgctgttgaagAACGCCCAGGTGGCGCGCGGGAAGCCCCACGAGGTGGACGAGGCCAGCCACTCGCTGCTCAGCGCACGCAAGACCTTCCGCTCGGAGGCACTGGACTACGTgctggag ATCAACGTCATCGAGGCCAAGAAGAAGACTGACATCCTCATGGTG atgttGTCATTGATCGAGGCTCAGGCGCAGTTTTTCCAATATGGCCACAAGTCTCTATCAGAACTTGAGGACTTTAAACGCTCGCTCGGGGAAGAG CACACCCAGTTAGTGTTAAACTCTGCCCGGGAGAAGAGAGACATGGAGCAGAGACACGCGGCCATTAAGAAGAAG GACATGTCCTACGACGACTCCATCATGGACTTTAACGCGGAGGCGGCCAACGGCATCGTGATGGAGGGCTACCTCTACAAGAGGGCCAGCAACGCCTTCAAGACCTGGAGCAG ACGCTGGttttcaattcagaaaaatCAACTGGTGTATCAGAAGAAATTCAAG gACCAGCccacggtggtggtggaggacctGCGTCTGTGCACGGTGAAGCCCAGCAGTGACGAGAGACGCTTCTGCTTTGAAGTGGTCTCCCCCtccaa gagctgTCTGATGCAGGCTGATACGGAGAGACAGCAGCAGGCTTGGATGAGGGCCGTGCAGAACAGCATCGCCTCGGCCTTCCAGGAGCGccgagaggacacacacagccct AGGGAGCGCTGCAACTCCACCTCATCGGGGGTCGGCGGGGGGCTGCCCGGGGAGCCGGGGGAGGGCCCCGCGCGGCGGGACGCCCTGGACGAGGTGCAGGCCATCGTGGGGAACAAGCAGTGCTGTGACTGCGGGGAGGCGGGCCCCGACTGGGCCTCCATCAACCTGGGCATCACCCTGTGCATCGTCTGCTCTGGCATCcaccg GAGCCTGGGCGTTCACTTCTCTAAGGTGCGCTCCCTCACTCTGGACTCCTGGGAGCCTGAGCTCATCAAG cTGATGTGTGAGCTGGGGAACGACGCCATCAACCGCATCTACGAGGCGCGCATCCAGGAGATCACCATCAAGAAGCCccaccccaccagccccag GGGGGACAAGGAGACGTGGATCCGCTCCAAGTACGTGGAGAAGAAGTTCATCCAGAAGCTCCCGGAGGCGGGGGGCGGCGGCCTCCCCCTGCTGCGGCGCGCCAGCGGCCGCCGCACCCGGGCCTGCACCCACGACCGCTCCCTGAGGCCCCCGCTCAAACCCAAGCCCGGGCGCGCCACACTGCCACGGCTCTCAG GGCCAAGCTACAATGACCTTCCCCCCAAAAAGAATAATACAGGCTTTCACAAAG ctgaggaaggccagcagcagcaggatgaggaggaggatgaggaagaggaggaggacctcaGCACCCTGCACCCCGGGGCTCTGCTGTACCGCTCGGCGGGCCGGCCCAACTTCCTGGTGATGGCGGACGCCCTGGCCCACGGCGCCGACGTCAACTGGCTGAACGCCGCCAAAGACTCCCGCAGCCCCCTGCTGCAGGCCGTGACCGCg AACTCCCTGGCGGCGTGTGAGTTCCTGCTGCAGAACGGAGCGAGCGTCAACCAGGCCGACGCCCACGGCAGCGGACCCCTGCACCACGCCACCGTGCTGGGCCACAccgg GCTGGTGTGTCTGTTCCTGAAGAGGGGCGCCGACTACAATGCCAAGGACAAGTACCAGAAGGACCCCATCGGCATCGCCGTGGAGAACGCCAACGCCGACATCGTCACCCT gctGCGCA